Proteins from one Labrenzia sp. CE80 genomic window:
- the sucC gene encoding ADP-forming succinate--CoA ligase subunit beta has translation MNIHEYQAKAVLKEYGAPVAEGVAIFSADEAEAAAKKLPGPLWVVKSQIHAGGRGKGKFKELSADAKGGVRLAFSLDEVTSHAKDMLGNTLVTAQTGDAGKVVNRLYIEDGADIERELYLSILVDRTVGRPAFVVSTEGGMDIEAVAHDTPEKIHNVAVDPDTGVTEADAAALCDALELTGVAREDGMKLFPILYTAFVEKDMALLEVNPLIVMKDGRLRVLDAKVSFDGNALFRHDDIMALRDETEEDAKEIEASKYDLAYVALDGDIGCMVNGAGLAMATMDIIKLYGAEPANFLDVGGGATKEKVTAAFKIITSDPNVKGILVNIFGGIMRCDIIAEGVLAAVTEVGLQVPLVVRLEGTNVELGKKIISDSGMNVIAADDLDDAAQKIVKAVKGGA, from the coding sequence ATGAACATCCATGAATATCAGGCCAAAGCGGTTCTGAAGGAATACGGCGCTCCGGTTGCAGAAGGTGTCGCCATCTTCTCCGCCGACGAGGCAGAAGCTGCTGCCAAGAAGCTTCCCGGACCGCTCTGGGTCGTGAAGTCGCAGATCCACGCAGGTGGTCGCGGCAAAGGCAAGTTCAAGGAACTGTCTGCAGATGCAAAGGGCGGTGTTCGTCTCGCATTCTCGCTGGACGAAGTTACGTCCCACGCGAAAGACATGCTCGGTAACACGCTGGTCACCGCTCAGACCGGTGATGCGGGCAAGGTTGTCAACCGTCTCTACATCGAAGACGGCGCTGACATCGAGCGCGAACTTTACCTCTCCATTCTGGTTGACCGCACCGTCGGTCGTCCGGCTTTCGTGGTTTCCACCGAAGGCGGCATGGACATTGAGGCGGTTGCGCATGACACACCGGAAAAGATCCACAACGTTGCGGTCGATCCGGACACAGGCGTAACCGAAGCCGATGCTGCCGCACTCTGCGACGCTCTGGAACTGACCGGTGTTGCCCGCGAAGACGGCATGAAGCTCTTTCCGATCCTCTACACGGCCTTCGTGGAAAAGGACATGGCGCTTCTTGAAGTCAATCCGTTGATCGTCATGAAGGACGGCCGCCTGCGTGTTCTTGACGCCAAGGTCTCTTTCGACGGCAACGCGCTCTTCCGCCACGACGACATCATGGCCCTGCGCGATGAGACCGAAGAAGACGCCAAGGAAATCGAAGCGTCCAAATATGACTTGGCCTACGTTGCCCTCGACGGTGACATCGGCTGCATGGTCAACGGTGCCGGTCTTGCCATGGCGACCATGGACATCATCAAGCTCTACGGCGCCGAGCCTGCCAACTTCCTCGATGTTGGTGGCGGTGCGACCAAGGAGAAGGTGACGGCTGCGTTCAAGATCATCACGTCCGATCCGAACGTCAAAGGCATCTTGGTCAACATCTTCGGCGGGATCATGCGCTGTGACATCATCGCGGAAGGCGTTCTTGCTGCCGTGACTGAAGTTGGCCTTCAGGTTCCGCTCGTTGTGCGCCTCGAAGGCACCAACGTCGAGCTCGGCAAGAAGATCATTTCCGACAGTGGAATGAACGTCATTGCCGCTGACGATCTCGACGACGCCGCCCAGAAAATCGTGAAAGCCGTCAAGGGGGGCGCGTAA
- the sucD gene encoding succinate--CoA ligase subunit alpha, translating into MSILVNKDTKIIVQGLTGKTGTFHTEQALQYYGTQMVGGVHPKKGGESWTSSLDADAKLPIFATVGEAKEATGADASVIYVPPAGAGAAIIEAIDAEVPFIVCITEGIPVADMVKVKRRLEKSNSRLLGPNCPGILTPEECKIGIMPGSIFKKGSVGVVSRSGTLTYEAVFQTSNAGLGQTTAVGIGGDPVKGTEFIDVLEMFLADDETKSIIMIGEIGGSAEEEAAQFLKDEAKKGRSKPMAGFIAGRTAPPGRTMGHAGAVISGGKGGAEDKIAAMEEAGIKVSPSPAKLGETLLEVLKG; encoded by the coding sequence ATGTCGATCCTCGTCAATAAAGACACGAAAATCATCGTTCAGGGCCTGACCGGCAAGACCGGCACGTTCCACACGGAACAGGCTCTGCAGTACTACGGCACTCAGATGGTTGGTGGCGTGCATCCCAAGAAGGGCGGCGAAAGCTGGACGTCCAGCCTCGACGCTGATGCCAAGCTGCCGATCTTCGCGACCGTTGGTGAAGCCAAGGAAGCCACCGGTGCAGACGCGTCGGTGATCTATGTTCCGCCGGCAGGTGCTGGTGCCGCCATCATCGAAGCGATCGATGCGGAAGTTCCGTTCATCGTCTGCATCACCGAGGGCATCCCGGTTGCCGATATGGTCAAGGTCAAGCGCCGGTTGGAAAAGTCCAACTCCCGCCTGCTCGGCCCGAACTGCCCCGGCATCCTGACCCCTGAAGAGTGCAAGATCGGCATCATGCCGGGCTCCATCTTCAAGAAGGGTTCTGTCGGCGTTGTTTCCCGCTCAGGCACACTGACCTACGAAGCGGTCTTCCAGACCTCGAACGCCGGCCTCGGCCAGACCACTGCGGTCGGCATCGGCGGCGACCCGGTCAAGGGCACCGAATTCATCGACGTCCTGGAAATGTTCCTGGCGGACGATGAGACCAAGTCGATCATCATGATCGGTGAAATCGGTGGTTCTGCTGAAGAAGAAGCCGCTCAGTTCCTGAAGGACGAGGCCAAGAAGGGTCGCTCCAAGCCGATGGCCGGCTTTATTGCAGGCCGCACGGCTCCTCCGGGCCGCACCATGGGTCACGCAGGTGCTGTGATCTCCGGCGGCAAGGGTGGCGCGGAAGACAAGATCGCGGCAATGGAAGAGGCCGGTATCAAGGTTTCTCCGTCCCCAGCCAAGCTTGGCGAAACCCTTCTCGAAGTATTGAAGGGCTAA
- the mdh gene encoding malate dehydrogenase: MARNKIALIGSGQIGGTLAHLAGLKELGDIVLFDIAEGTPQGKALDLAESSPVDGFDAKLAGANDYAAIEGSDVVIVTAGVPRKPGMSRDDLLEINLKVMEQVGAGIAKYAPNAFVICITNPLDAMVWALQKFSGLPKNKVVGMAGVLDSARFRYFLAEEFNVSVEDVTAFVLGGHGDTMVPLTRYSTVAGIPLTDLVKMGWCTAERLEEIVQRTRDGGAEIVGLLKTGSAFYAPASSAIAMAESYLKDKKRVLPCAAALDGQYGLKDTYVGVPVVIGAEGVERVIEIDMASDEKAMFDKSIASVDGLVEACKKIQPALA; the protein is encoded by the coding sequence ATGGCGCGGAACAAGATTGCTTTGATCGGCTCTGGTCAGATCGGCGGTACGCTCGCTCATCTTGCTGGCTTGAAAGAACTGGGAGACATCGTTCTCTTCGACATCGCGGAAGGCACACCGCAGGGCAAGGCCCTCGACCTGGCTGAATCTTCCCCGGTCGACGGATTTGATGCCAAGCTCGCTGGTGCAAATGACTACGCGGCCATCGAAGGCTCCGACGTTGTCATCGTCACTGCAGGCGTCCCGCGCAAGCCGGGCATGAGCCGCGACGATCTTCTCGAGATCAACCTGAAGGTTATGGAGCAGGTCGGTGCCGGCATCGCCAAATACGCTCCCAACGCTTTCGTCATCTGCATCACTAACCCGCTCGATGCGATGGTCTGGGCTCTGCAGAAGTTCTCCGGCCTGCCGAAGAACAAGGTCGTCGGCATGGCTGGCGTTCTCGACAGCGCACGGTTCCGTTATTTCCTCGCTGAGGAATTCAACGTTTCCGTTGAAGACGTCACCGCGTTCGTTCTGGGCGGCCACGGCGACACCATGGTGCCGCTGACCCGTTACTCCACCGTTGCCGGTATCCCGCTGACCGATCTGGTCAAGATGGGCTGGTGCACGGCTGAGCGTCTGGAAGAGATCGTTCAGCGCACGCGTGATGGGGGCGCTGAGATCGTTGGCTTGCTGAAGACCGGTTCGGCCTTCTACGCGCCTGCGTCTTCCGCAATCGCAATGGCGGAAAGCTACCTCAAGGACAAGAAGCGCGTTCTGCCTTGCGCAGCTGCCCTCGATGGCCAGTACGGCCTCAAGGACACCTACGTCGGTGTGCCGGTTGTCATCGGTGCCGAGGGCGTCGAGCGCGTCATCGAGATCGACATGGCTTCCGACGAGAAGGCCATGTTCGACAAGTCCATCGCATCCGTTGATGGCCTGGTCGAAGCTTGTAAGAAGATCCAGCCGGCGCTCGCTTAA
- a CDS encoding LysE family translocator — protein MSLEFLITALVVVLVPGTGVVYTVAVGLGRGRLPSVAAALGCTMGILPAILASVLGLSALMHTSALVFQLLKYAGVAYLLYLAWMTLRDRGALSLSNEAAGQGKGSLAVAWTGFLINILNPKLTVFFLAFLPQFIPAGAVSPTVDMLAMGGVFMVMTFTVFVVYGAFASLVGEHVLRSETVLTWMRRTIAATFAGFGLKLALADR, from the coding sequence ATGAGTCTTGAATTCCTGATAACGGCCCTTGTGGTCGTTCTGGTCCCGGGCACCGGCGTCGTCTACACAGTTGCAGTCGGCCTTGGAAGAGGCCGACTGCCAAGCGTGGCGGCGGCGCTCGGCTGCACCATGGGGATCCTTCCGGCGATTCTGGCGTCCGTTCTCGGCCTTTCCGCGCTCATGCACACAAGCGCGCTGGTGTTTCAGCTGCTGAAATACGCCGGCGTTGCCTATCTCCTGTATCTTGCCTGGATGACACTCCGCGACCGCGGCGCCCTGTCGCTGAGCAATGAGGCCGCAGGGCAGGGAAAGGGATCACTGGCGGTCGCCTGGACCGGCTTCCTGATCAACATCCTCAATCCGAAACTGACCGTCTTCTTCCTTGCCTTTCTGCCGCAATTCATTCCGGCAGGTGCCGTGTCGCCAACGGTTGACATGCTGGCCATGGGCGGGGTCTTCATGGTCATGACCTTTACCGTCTTCGTCGTCTATGGCGCCTTTGCGTCGCTGGTAGGAGAACACGTCCTGCGCAGCGAGACCGTCCTGACCTGGATGCGCCGGACAATCGCGGCCACATTCGCCGGCTTCGGACTGAAACTGGCGCTGGCTGACCGGTAG
- the odhB gene encoding 2-oxoglutarate dehydrogenase complex dihydrolipoyllysine-residue succinyltransferase, which translates to MATEIRVPTLGESVSEATIAQWFKKPGDAIKADEPLVELETDKVTVEVPAPASGTLESIVVNEGDTVEVGALLGQIADGAGAAAPAPAAKKEEAAPSAASPATIVDVVTPSAGESVTEAEVGEWSVKVGDVVKADDTLVELETDKAAQEVPAPVGGTIVKIAANTGDTVEPGKLLCQIDSSGAPAAAAPAAEASAPAAVPASGGTSMPPAPSAAKMMAEKNISADQVAGSGKRGQVLKGDVIAAAAAGVTAAPAAASAAPRGPVSADDEVREERVRMTKLRQTIARRLKDAQNTAAMLTTYNEVDMGPVMELRKQYKDLFEKKHGVKLGFMGFFTKAVCHALKEIPAVNAEIDGTDVVFKNFAHIGVAVGTDKGLVVPVVRDADQMSIAEIEQEIGNLGRKARDGKLGMADMTGGTFTISNGGVYGSLMSSPILNAPQSGILGMHKIQERPMAVNGQVVIRPMMYLALSYDHRIVDGKEAVTFLVRVKESLEDPQRLVLDL; encoded by the coding sequence ATGGCAACCGAAATTCGCGTGCCCACGCTGGGTGAATCCGTATCAGAAGCAACGATTGCCCAGTGGTTCAAGAAGCCGGGTGATGCCATCAAGGCCGACGAGCCGCTGGTGGAACTGGAAACCGACAAGGTGACCGTCGAAGTGCCGGCTCCGGCCTCCGGAACCCTGGAGAGCATCGTGGTCAACGAGGGCGACACCGTCGAGGTTGGCGCTCTTCTTGGTCAGATCGCCGATGGCGCAGGCGCGGCAGCTCCGGCTCCCGCCGCCAAGAAGGAAGAGGCCGCACCGTCTGCAGCTTCCCCGGCAACGATCGTTGACGTGGTCACCCCGAGCGCGGGCGAAAGCGTCACCGAAGCTGAAGTTGGCGAATGGAGCGTCAAGGTCGGTGACGTAGTCAAGGCCGACGACACGCTCGTCGAACTTGAAACCGACAAGGCAGCACAGGAAGTTCCTGCCCCCGTTGGCGGCACAATCGTCAAGATCGCAGCCAACACTGGCGACACGGTCGAGCCGGGTAAACTCCTGTGCCAGATCGACAGCTCCGGTGCTCCGGCTGCTGCTGCACCGGCAGCCGAAGCGTCTGCTCCGGCAGCGGTTCCGGCCTCAGGTGGCACGTCCATGCCGCCGGCACCGTCTGCAGCCAAGATGATGGCCGAGAAGAACATCTCCGCAGATCAGGTTGCCGGATCCGGCAAGCGTGGCCAGGTGCTCAAGGGTGACGTGATCGCGGCCGCTGCGGCTGGCGTGACCGCAGCTCCCGCTGCAGCTTCCGCCGCACCACGTGGTCCGGTTTCTGCTGATGATGAAGTGCGTGAAGAACGCGTCCGCATGACCAAGCTGCGCCAGACCATTGCGCGCCGCCTGAAGGACGCCCAGAACACGGCAGCCATGCTGACCACTTACAACGAAGTGGACATGGGCCCCGTCATGGAACTGCGCAAGCAATACAAGGACCTGTTCGAGAAGAAGCATGGCGTGAAGCTCGGCTTCATGGGTTTCTTCACCAAGGCTGTCTGTCACGCCCTGAAGGAAATCCCGGCCGTGAACGCCGAGATCGACGGCACGGACGTGGTCTTCAAGAACTTCGCCCACATTGGTGTGGCGGTCGGCACGGACAAGGGACTCGTTGTTCCTGTCGTTCGCGACGCCGACCAGATGTCCATTGCCGAGATCGAGCAGGAAATCGGCAACCTGGGCCGCAAGGCGCGCGACGGCAAGCTCGGCATGGCCGACATGACCGGGGGCACATTCACCATCTCCAACGGTGGTGTCTACGGTTCGCTCATGTCCTCGCCGATCCTGAACGCGCCGCAGTCCGGTATTCTTGGCATGCACAAGATCCAGGAACGTCCGATGGCCGTGAACGGTCAGGTCGTCATCCGCCCGATGATGTATCTGGCGCTCTCCTATGACCACCGGATCGTCGACGGCAAGGAAGCCGTGACCTTCCTCGTCCGCGTCAAGGAAAGCCTGGAAGATCCTCAGCGTCTCGTGCTGGATCTGTAA
- a CDS encoding 2-oxoglutarate dehydrogenase E1 component: MARQEANNVFALTSLLYGANAAYIEDLYAQYKEDPSSVDAEWQEFFASFQDAKEDVLKEARGAPWKRKDWPIAANGDLVNAFDGNWAPIEQKLGDKLKKKSEAKGAPMSDAEVHQATRDSVRALMMIRAYRMRGHLHADLDPLKLSPPGDHEELHPSSYGFVDADWDRKIFIDNVLGLEYATLREMMDILKRTYCSTLGVEFMHISDPAAKAWLQERIEGPDKHVAFTKEGKKAILNKLVEAEGFEKFLDVKYTGTKRFGLDGGEALIPALEQIIKRGGQLGLKDIVFGMAHRGRLNVLTQVMAKPHRAVFHEFKGGSAAPDDVEGSGDVKYHLGASSDRSFDGNDVHLSLTANPSHLEIVNPVVLGKARAKQDQLSAVDGHWVDTTEVDRSKVLPLLLHGDAAFAGQGVVAECFGLSALRGHRTGGSLHVIINNQIGFTTNPRFSRSSPYPSDMAKVIEAPIFHVNADDPEAVTFAAKIAIEYRQTFGRPVVIDMICYRRFGHNEGDEPAFTQPIMYRKIRKHATTLQIYSERLVKEGVLSADEVEKMKSDWRAHLDGEFEAGNAFKPNKADWLDGKWSGMKRADDEEDPRRGSTGLSDGDLETIGKALTTVPDGFNVHRTIARFLNNRKKMFDSGEGVDWATAEAMAFAGLLNEGHAVRLSGQDCERGTFSQRHSVLYDQEDESRYIPLNNISKDQARYEVINSMLSEEAVLGFEYGYSLAEPNALTLWEAQFGDFANGAQVLFDQFISSGERKWLRMSGLVCLLPHGYEGQGPEHSSARLERFLQLCAEDNMQVANCTTPANYFHILRRQIRRDIRKPLILMTPKSLLRNKRAVSKMSEMNQDSSFHRLLWDDAEMGSSETKLVADDKIRRVIMCSGKVYFDLLDEREKRGINDVYLLRVEQLYPFPKKALAQELNRFKNADMVWCQEEPKNMGSWFFVEPYIEWVLEQIGAKVKRPVYAGRSAMASTATGLMSAHLAQLQAFLDEAFGK, translated from the coding sequence ATGGCACGGCAGGAAGCGAACAACGTATTCGCACTGACGTCGTTGCTTTACGGCGCCAACGCAGCCTATATCGAAGACCTCTACGCTCAGTACAAGGAAGACCCGAGCTCGGTTGATGCCGAGTGGCAGGAGTTTTTCGCGAGCTTCCAGGACGCCAAGGAAGACGTCCTAAAGGAAGCACGCGGTGCGCCGTGGAAACGCAAGGATTGGCCTATTGCGGCCAACGGCGATCTGGTCAACGCATTCGATGGCAACTGGGCTCCCATCGAGCAGAAGCTCGGTGACAAGCTCAAGAAGAAATCCGAGGCCAAGGGCGCACCGATGTCCGACGCCGAGGTCCATCAGGCGACGCGGGACTCCGTCCGCGCCCTGATGATGATCCGCGCCTATCGCATGCGCGGTCACCTTCATGCGGATCTCGATCCTCTGAAGCTTTCGCCTCCAGGCGATCACGAGGAGCTGCATCCCTCATCCTATGGCTTCGTGGATGCCGACTGGGATCGCAAAATTTTCATCGACAACGTGCTCGGCCTTGAATACGCCACGCTGCGCGAGATGATGGACATTCTGAAGCGGACCTACTGTTCGACGCTCGGTGTCGAATTCATGCACATCTCCGATCCGGCCGCCAAGGCCTGGCTTCAGGAACGCATCGAAGGTCCGGACAAGCATGTTGCCTTCACCAAGGAAGGCAAGAAGGCGATCCTGAACAAGCTGGTCGAGGCCGAAGGCTTCGAAAAGTTCCTGGACGTGAAATACACCGGCACCAAGCGTTTCGGCCTTGATGGCGGGGAAGCGCTGATCCCGGCGCTGGAACAGATCATCAAGCGCGGCGGTCAGCTCGGCCTGAAGGACATTGTTTTCGGCATGGCCCACCGTGGTCGCCTGAACGTTCTGACACAGGTGATGGCCAAGCCGCACCGCGCTGTCTTCCACGAGTTCAAGGGCGGTTCCGCTGCCCCTGATGATGTCGAAGGCTCGGGCGATGTAAAGTATCACCTCGGCGCATCTTCCGACCGCTCGTTCGACGGCAACGATGTTCACCTGTCCCTGACCGCGAACCCGTCTCACCTTGAAATCGTCAACCCGGTCGTTCTGGGCAAGGCGCGCGCAAAGCAGGATCAGCTGTCGGCAGTCGATGGCCATTGGGTCGACACCACCGAGGTTGACCGGTCCAAGGTTCTGCCGCTTCTCCTGCATGGTGATGCTGCTTTTGCCGGCCAGGGTGTGGTTGCCGAATGTTTCGGTCTGTCCGCACTTCGCGGCCACCGCACGGGTGGTTCGCTCCATGTCATCATCAACAACCAGATCGGCTTCACGACGAACCCGCGCTTCTCGCGCTCGTCTCCGTATCCGTCCGATATGGCAAAGGTGATCGAAGCGCCGATCTTCCACGTCAATGCGGATGATCCAGAAGCCGTGACCTTTGCGGCCAAGATCGCGATTGAGTACCGCCAGACCTTTGGTCGTCCGGTCGTGATCGACATGATCTGCTACCGCCGCTTCGGCCACAACGAAGGCGACGAGCCGGCGTTCACCCAGCCGATCATGTACCGGAAGATCCGCAAGCACGCGACAACGCTGCAGATCTATTCCGAGCGCCTGGTCAAGGAAGGCGTCTTGAGCGCCGACGAAGTCGAAAAGATGAAGTCCGATTGGCGGGCGCATCTCGATGGCGAATTCGAAGCTGGCAATGCGTTCAAGCCGAACAAGGCAGATTGGCTCGACGGCAAGTGGTCCGGCATGAAGCGTGCCGATGACGAGGAAGATCCCCGTCGTGGCTCCACCGGTCTGTCGGACGGGGATCTGGAGACAATCGGCAAGGCGCTGACCACCGTTCCTGACGGCTTCAACGTGCATCGCACGATCGCCCGCTTCCTGAACAATCGCAAAAAGATGTTCGACAGCGGCGAAGGCGTCGATTGGGCGACAGCGGAAGCGATGGCCTTTGCAGGCCTTCTGAACGAGGGGCATGCGGTTCGTCTGTCCGGCCAGGATTGTGAGCGCGGGACGTTCTCCCAGCGTCACTCGGTTCTTTATGATCAGGAAGACGAGAGCCGCTATATCCCGCTGAACAACATTTCCAAAGATCAGGCGCGTTACGAGGTCATCAACTCGATGCTCTCCGAAGAAGCGGTGCTTGGCTTCGAATACGGTTATTCGTTGGCCGAGCCGAATGCGTTGACCCTTTGGGAAGCCCAGTTCGGTGATTTCGCCAATGGTGCGCAGGTTCTGTTCGACCAGTTCATCTCTTCCGGCGAACGCAAGTGGTTGCGCATGTCCGGGCTCGTCTGTCTCCTGCCTCACGGTTATGAGGGGCAGGGTCCGGAACATTCCTCGGCGCGTCTGGAGCGTTTCCTCCAGCTCTGTGCGGAAGACAACATGCAGGTGGCGAACTGTACGACGCCGGCAAACTACTTCCACATTCTGCGCCGTCAGATCCGCCGGGACATCCGCAAGCCGCTGATCTTGATGACGCCGAAGTCGCTTCTGCGCAACAAGCGGGCCGTCTCCAAGATGAGCGAGATGAACCAGGACAGCTCATTCCACCGTCTGCTGTGGGATGATGCGGAAATGGGTAGCTCGGAAACCAAGCTGGTGGCTGACGACAAGATCCGCCGCGTGATCATGTGTTCGGGCAAGGTCTACTTCGACCTGCTCGACGAACGTGAAAAACGGGGCATCAATGACGTCTACTTGCTGCGCGTCGAACAGCTTTACCCGTTCCCGAAGAAGGCCTTGGCGCAGGAGCTTAACCGCTTCAAAAACGCCGACATGGTCTGGTGTCAGGAAGAGCCCAAGAACATGGGCTCGTGGTTCTTTGTCGAACCCTACATCGAATGGGTTCTGGAGCAGATCGGCGCCAAGGTGAAGCGCCCTGTCTATGCAGGCCGCAGCGCTATGGCTTCAACGGCGACAGGTCTGATGTCAGCGCATCTTGCGCAGCTTCAGGCGTTCCTCGACGAGGCATTTGGAAAGTAA
- a CDS encoding SDR family oxidoreductase translates to MTEVVLVTGGSRGIGAAVCRRLAKDDLAVVVNYAANRDAADALVAEITSTGGTGRAVQGDVQNEADVLQMFDVADSLGTLVGLVNNAGVVDQSQRVDEMSLERLTRMFSINVIGSFLCAREAVRRMSTRHGGKGGGIVNLGSAASKLGSPGQYVDYAAAKGAIDTMTVGLAKEVADEGIRVNAVRPGIIDTEIHASGGLPERVGDLAPTLPMKRAGTADEVANAIIWLLSQDASYTTGAILDVSGGRATLP, encoded by the coding sequence ATGACCGAAGTGGTCCTCGTCACAGGTGGAAGCCGCGGCATCGGCGCCGCAGTTTGCCGTCGACTGGCTAAAGACGATCTCGCTGTCGTCGTGAATTACGCCGCCAACCGGGACGCCGCGGACGCTCTCGTTGCTGAGATAACCTCCACAGGCGGCACGGGCCGGGCCGTTCAGGGTGATGTTCAGAACGAAGCCGATGTGCTGCAGATGTTTGATGTGGCTGACAGTCTCGGCACGCTTGTCGGGCTGGTGAACAACGCTGGTGTTGTGGATCAGTCGCAACGGGTGGACGAGATGTCCCTGGAACGGCTGACGCGGATGTTCTCGATCAACGTGATCGGCTCGTTCCTTTGCGCTCGCGAGGCGGTCCGGCGCATGTCGACCCGCCACGGCGGCAAGGGCGGCGGCATTGTCAACCTGGGCTCCGCTGCCTCCAAGCTCGGTTCACCGGGCCAATATGTCGACTACGCCGCCGCGAAGGGTGCGATCGATACAATGACCGTCGGCCTTGCGAAGGAAGTTGCCGATGAAGGTATCCGCGTCAATGCGGTACGGCCCGGCATCATCGATACGGAGATTCACGCCTCTGGCGGTCTGCCCGAACGGGTGGGCGACCTGGCGCCGACGCTTCCCATGAAGCGCGCCGGTACCGCTGACGAAGTGGCGAATGCAATCATCTGGCTTCTCTCCCAAGACGCCAGCTACACGACCGGCGCGATCCTGGATGTTTCCGGTGGCCGCGCGACACTCCCCTGA
- the zapE gene encoding cell division protein ZapE, whose product MELPVSRALQNRYEALVSSGEISEDPIQLGIVRQLDLLNTELSNLRLASKKSSLGWLFGRNKKNERSTKGLYVWGGVGRGKTMLMDLFMEVAVVKRKRRAHFHEFMADVHERIHAYRQALKSGEVKGDDPIPPVAEQIADETRLLCFDEFSVTDIADAMILGRLFTQLFARGVVVVATSNVDPKDLYRDGLNRQLFLPFVALLQEHVDVVMLDSPTDYRLEKLAGAPIYLTPLGAEADSGMDALWRKLTHGVTPHTDELEHKGRKIPVRVAAAGAARFSFDDLCMQPLGAADYLRIAHAYGTVFLEGVPVMSKQRRNEAKRFINLIDTLYDNGVKLVVSAEAEPTGLYVSGDGTEAFEFDRTVSRLIEMRSEAYLAGGQTRLHA is encoded by the coding sequence GTGGAACTGCCGGTCAGTCGGGCTCTTCAGAACCGATATGAGGCATTGGTATCCTCCGGAGAGATCAGCGAGGATCCGATCCAGTTGGGTATTGTGCGCCAGCTTGATCTCCTGAACACCGAACTCTCCAATCTTCGCCTTGCCTCCAAGAAAAGCTCCCTCGGCTGGCTCTTTGGCCGTAATAAAAAGAACGAACGCAGCACCAAGGGACTCTATGTCTGGGGCGGCGTTGGCCGCGGCAAGACGATGCTCATGGACCTCTTCATGGAAGTGGCTGTGGTCAAGCGCAAGCGCCGCGCGCACTTTCACGAATTCATGGCCGACGTGCACGAGCGCATTCATGCCTATCGACAGGCGTTGAAGAGCGGTGAAGTCAAGGGGGATGACCCGATCCCTCCCGTGGCGGAGCAGATCGCCGACGAGACTCGGCTGCTATGCTTCGATGAATTCTCGGTGACCGACATTGCCGATGCAATGATCCTTGGCCGTTTGTTCACACAGCTTTTCGCACGCGGGGTTGTCGTGGTCGCCACGTCGAACGTGGACCCGAAAGATCTTTACCGCGACGGCCTCAACCGGCAGCTGTTTCTGCCATTCGTGGCGCTTCTTCAGGAGCATGTCGATGTGGTCATGCTCGACAGCCCAACCGACTATCGGCTGGAGAAATTGGCAGGTGCGCCCATCTACCTGACGCCGCTCGGCGCGGAAGCAGATAGCGGAATGGACGCTCTCTGGCGCAAGCTGACCCACGGGGTGACGCCGCATACGGATGAGCTGGAGCACAAGGGCCGCAAGATTCCGGTCCGGGTCGCTGCCGCAGGTGCCGCGCGCTTCTCCTTCGATGATTTGTGCATGCAGCCTCTTGGGGCGGCTGACTACCTGCGCATTGCCCATGCCTATGGAACGGTGTTTCTGGAAGGTGTGCCTGTGATGAGCAAGCAGCGGCGCAACGAGGCCAAGCGCTTTATCAATCTCATCGATACGCTCTATGACAATGGTGTCAAACTCGTCGTGTCCGCCGAGGCCGAGCCCACGGGGCTCTATGTATCGGGTGACGGCACAGAGGCATTTGAATTCGACAGGACCGTGTCTCGTTTGATCGAAATGCGGTCTGAAGCTTATCTTGCGGGAGGCCAAACGCGCTTGCACGCATAA